The Deinococcus aquaticus genomic interval GCCGAGGTGCGGCAGTTCGCGGACGGGTACGACGCGGCGTGCCTCGCGGCGGGCGCCTGGCCGAACTGGGTGCTGGGCAACCACGACCAGCACCGCTTCCGGTCCCGCGTGGGCGACGCGCAGTACCGCGTGGCGCAGACGCTGCTGCTGACGCTGCGCGGCACGCCCACCGTGTACTACGGCGACGAGATCGGCATGCGCGACGTGGCCATCCCGGCCGACCGCATCGTGGACCCGGCCGCGCTGCAACAGCCGGACAGCCCCGAGGCGGGCCGCGACCCGGAACGCACCCCCATGCAGTGGGACGCTACCGAGAACGCGGGCTTCAGCGCGGACGGCACGACGCCGTGGCTGCCGCTGGCGGACGATTTCGCAGACCTGAACGTGCAGGCGCAGGAGAACGATCCCACCAGCGACCTGAACTACTTCCGCGCCCTGACCCGCCTGCGCGAGGGGCATCCGGCCCTGATCGGCGGCACGTACCGCAGCGTGGACGCCCCGGAGGGCGTGTTCGCCTTCGTGCGCGAAGGTCACGGCGAGACCCTGACCGTCCTGCTGAACATGAACAGCCGGGAACACGACCTGGGTGAACTGGCGCGCGGCGAGACGCTCCTGAGCAGCCTGGGTGACCGGCCGGCCAGTGGCGCGGTCCTGCGCCCCGACGAGGCCCGCATCCTGCGCTGACCAGTGGCCCAGGGGGCGGGACGGGTGTCGTCAGTTCACCCGTCCCGCCCCCTGCTGTCCCTGCCTACCGCGCCTGCCTGCCGTTCAGTACGGCAGTTGCGCCAGCCGCAGCAGCTCCTGCCGGACGCGGCCCGCGTCGTTGGGTCGCTCGGCGCGGTGGGGCCGGATCAGGCTGGCATGCAGGGACCCCAGCGGGTCGCCGCTCGGGGCGTGAGGTTCGTCCGGGTCGGGCAGTGACCCGTGAATGCCCCAGCCGAGCAGGACGCCCACGCCGTACAGGTCACTTTCCGGCCCGAGCGGTTCGCCGCGCGCCGCTTCCGGGCTCTGGAAGGCGGCGGTGCCCATGCGCACGGGCGTGTCGAAAGTCTCGAAGGCCGGGCCGGACAGGTCGAAATCGACGAGTTTGGCGCTGCCGTCCTCGTCGACCATGATGTTCTCGGGTTTGATGTCGCGGTGCACCAGCCCGCGCCCGTGCAGGTACGCCAGGGCGTCGAGCAGGTGCACGATGGTCAGCAGGAACGCGCGGCGTTCGGTCAGCGCGGCGGGCCGCTGCGTGAACCGCTGGAACATCACCTCGCCGCGCGCCAGGGTGCCCACCAGCGCCGGCTGATCGTCCACGACGGCGCGGTGCAGCACCCGCACCAGCCGGGGGTGGTGCAGGTCGTGCGCGTGCTGGTACTCGCGGTCGGCGTAGCCGCTCAGGTGCGCGGGGAAGATCTTGACGGCGCAGGGCTGACCGTCACGGGCCACGGCGAAGTACACCAGGCTGTGGGAGCCGCGACCGACGGGACGGATGAGTCTCACTCCGTCACCCACGATCTGTCCTGCAAGAGGCATCTCACTCAAGCTACCGCGCCCGGCCGGCCAGGGGGTAGCCCCACCCGGCGGCCCCCCGAACGCGACCGCCGGGCAACACGGCAAAAAGCAGCGGCAGCCCGCACCTCACGCCCCCTAAATGAACCCGGTGCAGAACGTAGAATGAACGCATGAGCGCACGGGTGGGGTACGGACTGGTGCTGGGCGGCGGCGGCGCGCGCGGACTGGCGCACGTGGGCGCGTGGCAGGTGCTCGAAGAACACAGCCTGACGCCCGGCGTGATCGCCGGAACGAGCATGGGCGGCCTGATCGGGGCGTTCATTGCCGCCGGGTACAGCGCCCCGGAACTGGTCCGCATCTCGGAGTCCGTGTCGTGGCGGCGACTGCTGGACCTGCGGCCCGGCCCGGGCCTGATCCGCACGTCCAGCCTGAGCGCGTGGCTCTCGCATCACCTGCCGCCCACCTTCGAGGAGTTGAAGGTGCCGCTGGCGATCACCGCGACCGACATGCTCTCGGGGCGCGCCGTGTACCTGACGCGCGGGAACCTGCACGAGGCGCTGCGGGCCACGACGGCGTACCCCGGCGCGATCGAGCCCGTGGCGGTCGACGACATGCTGCTCTCGGACGGCGGGATTCTGAATCAGGTGCCGGTGGACGCCGCGCTGTTCCTGGGGGCGCGGCGCGTGCTGGCCGTCGACGTGACCGCGCCGGACCCGCTGGAACTGCACGAGCGGCGCGTGCTGCTGTGGAAACGCGAGGCGAACCTGGGGCCGGTGCGGGCGCTGCGGCGCTCGGTGGAGATCATGCAGGCGCAACTGACGGACGCCCGCGTCAGCCTGTACCGCCCGGACGTGCTGCTGCGCCCGCACCTGGGCGACATCGATCTGGTCAGTTTCAACCGGTCCGCGCAGGCCATCCGCGCCGGGCAGGACGCCGCCCTGGCCGAACTGCCGCGCCTGAGTGCCCTGTTCGGCTGACGGCGGAGTTCAGGTCGGGCCCGGGCGTTGTTCCCGAAACCGACCTGAACCGGACACAGCGGTATGGGGGCACGGGGTGTGGGGGCAGGGGCCATGCGGCCCGGCTTCATCCGGTATTCTGCGCGGTGCATGACCAGACCTGACAGACCTGCACCGTCCGCCCTTCAGAAACTGTGGAAGGAACTGCTTGAACCGATCGTGTTCGCGGTCGTCATCACGCAGTTCGTGGCGACACTGGTCGGCGTGGACGGCGTGAGCATGATGCCCAACCTGCGGGACCGGGAACGCGTGTTCGTTCCCAAGTACGAGACGTGGCTGCACAAGGCCGGCGTGGGCGAATTCAGCCGCGGCGACATCCTGATCTTCAAACCATCCCGCGCGGCCACCGAGAAGATCGCCAACCTGAACAAGAGCGCGTTCGGCCTGTGGAACTACCGGCCGTTCCTGATCAAACGCCTGATCGGCCTGCCGGGCGACCGGATCACCGTCAGTGGCGGCGAGGTCACCGTGAACGGCACGCCGCTGGATTCCAGCTGGACGACCGCGTACTGGCAGGAGCAGGGCTGCTGGGACACCCAGAGCGAACTGGCGAACTACGCCACGGCCTCCGTGAGTTACGGCGTGGTGCAGGACCAGCAGGAGTTCACGGTGCCGCAGGGCACGTACTACGTGATGGGCGACAACCGCACCGCGAACGGTTCGGAGGACTCCCGCATGATCGGCCCGGTCGAGCGCCGGGACGTGGCCGGGCGCGCCGCCGCCGTCGTGTGGCCCATCATGCGCAAGGCGAACGTGAAGTACGACTGTAACGCCGGAGCAGTGGCGGAATTCAGCGGCGAGAACGTCCTGAACTGGCGTCTGCTGAACCCACCTGCCGCCTTCGACACCCTGAAAGCTGCCCTGAACAAGTAATCACCAACCTCCCCCAATCGGGATGAAAGCGCCCCCTGACCAGAATCGGTTAAGGGGGCGCAGCAGTTTCAGGGGATGATGCTCAGGGACAAATCCAGTCGGGAACAGGGGCCGTCAGGAGTGCGTCTCGCCGTCTTCGCCGGGGTGCCCATCTGGGTCCTCGTCGGTGTCGTCCCCCAGCGCGGTGATCTCGGTGCGTTCGTCGGTCACGCGGTAGGGGCCTTCCTTGGCGATGTAGTCGGCGGCCATGCGCAGCGTTTCCTCGACCCAGCCGTAGTCGTTGCTGATGGTCGCCACGCCGATCACTTCCCAGTCATGGGCGTCCAGGCCGTCCAGGCGGGCGACGGTCAGCGGAAAGCGGACTTTCAGGCGTTCCACGACCGGGCGGACCAGCGCGCGCTTCTCTTTGAGGCTGGCGACCCAGGGCATCTCGACCCGGACGGTCAGGACGCCCACGTAGCCGAGGGCCACGCTAGAGCATGCCGGCCAGGAACCCCTGGGTGCGCACGGCGCGCACGAGGTCCATGACCGTCAGTTGCGAGGGATCGTAGTGCACTTCGATCTGGCCTTCGTCGGGCGTGGCGCGGCTCACGCCTGGCAGGGCGGTCAGGGCGGCGGCAACAGAGGTCCCGGCGTCGCGGGTCATGCCGCGCACGCCCAGCAGTACGCGGGTGGCGTTGGAGGTCATGCCTGTCATTATGCCCCCTGCTCCGGCGTGCCGGGCGCGGGTGTGGCTGGCACGCTGCGCAGGCGGGTGCCGGGGGCGGTGTCGGCGCGGGTGCCCAGGTGGCACACGGCGCTCTGGCCGGTCACGACGGCACTCTCGCTGGTGGCGGCGTCCAGCAGGTCGGGGGTCAGGGTGAAGTGAACCTCGTACACGGCGGTGTCGTAGGCGCTTTTCACGGCGGCGTGCAGCAGGCCCGTGCTGGTGCCTTCGGGCGCGCCGGGCAGGACGCTGACCGTCCGCACGAGCACCAGCGGGCGGTCGCCCTGCCAGACCGGCTGGGCCAGAATGAAGCCGGCCAGCGTGTCACCCTCCTCGGCCACGAAGGAGTGCTCGCTGCGCTCATAGAATTTCAGGGCGGGCTGGCTGGTGTGCAGGCGGCCGTCGCGTTCGCGTTCGGGCAGGCTGTCGAAGGCGGGGTCCTGGCGTTGCAGGGTCAGGTCCAGGGCCTGCATGGCCGGGTAGTCGGCCTCGGAGAAGGTGCGGTAGCGCATGGGCCAAGGCTAGTGCATGCGCGGCGCGCGGACCGTGAAGAGGCGCGCAGGCGCGGGTGGAACCGGGCGGGGAACAACGGGCGGGTGGGCCCCGTGTGCCCACCCGCCCGTTTTAACCGTTGACTTTACAGGTCCGCTGTCTCTCTGGGGTAGCGCCTGCGCCACAGCGCCCAGCCCTCGTCGGGGAAGGCGCGCCGGGCTTCCGGGGCGAACAGCAGCGCCCCCTGGTGTTCCAGTTCGGGGTCGGGGGTGGGTAGGACCTCGGTGGTCTGCATGGCGGGGTGGTCGGCCCAGGCGATCAGGCGACCCGAGCCACCCCAGGGGTCGTCCGTGACCCACACGACGCGGCCCACGCCGAGCAGGGCGCTGGCCCCGCCGCACATCAGACAGGGTTCCAGGCTGGTGTACAGCGTCAGGCTTTCCGGGTTCTCCAGTTTGCCCACGCCGAAGTACAGGTCCATCTCGGCGTGGGCGACGCTGGCGTCCCCGACGTGTTCGGGCGTCTGGGCCTCGCCCACGCGGTTGCGGCCGCGCGCGACCTCGTGGCCGCTGGCGTCGACCAGGACGGCTCCGACCGGGGAACTGCCGGCCTGCTGGGCCTCGCGGGCCAGGTCGAGGGCGAGTTGCAGCCAGCGGCGGTGTTCCGGGGCGGAGCGGTGGGGGGCAGACATGGCGGCAGTCTGACGCGGCGGGGGTGGAATTCCGTAGCTTCGGCTGGATTGTCGGGCCTGCGTGAAGGGGACCTTCAGGGGCCGGGCGGCTGGCCGGGCAGCCGTCAGGGGCCGGGCAGGCCGGGGTGCCCCCTAGAGGCCCCCGGCGTTCGTGGGCGGTCAGTTCTTGAAGCGCCGCCAAATTTGCTTATACTGAGTTCAACTTCGTACTGATCTGTTCCGATCCGGACCCGCCGGGGTCACGTGCTGGGCGCGCCCCAGCCACGCCGGGACAGGTTTCACCTTCTCCCCCATGTCCCTCAGACCTCAGCTGAGGGCGGGGCGCCCCCCAATTCCCGCAGGAGTGCCATGACCCACGCAACCCCCACCCGCCCCTGGCTCAGCAGCTACGAACCCGGCGTACCGCACACCTTCAAGCCCAGCGGCCTGACCCTGCCGGACCTGCTGCGCCGCACCGCCGAGAAGTACCCGGACCGCGTGGCGATGTCCTTCATCGGCGCGAACACCACCTACGGCCAGCTGTACAGGGACGCCCAGCGTTTCGCGGCCGCGCTGCAAAAGATGGGCGTGCGCCCCGGCGACCGCGTGTCCATCATGCTGCCGAACACCCCGCAGTTCGTGACCAGCTTCTATGGCACGCTGCTGGCCGGGGCGGTCGCCGTGAACACCAGCCCCATGTACACCCCGTCCGAGCTGGAACACCAGCTCAAGGACAGCGGCAGCGAGACGCTGGTCATCCTGGACACCTTCTACCCCCGCTACGAGGAAATCCGCGCCCGCGTGCCGGTCAAGCGGACCCTGGTG includes:
- a CDS encoding DUF1999 domain-containing protein, whose translation is MRYRTFSEADYPAMQALDLTLQRQDPAFDSLPERERDGRLHTSQPALKFYERSEHSFVAEEGDTLAGFILAQPVWQGDRPLVLVRTVSVLPGAPEGTSTGLLHAAVKSAYDTAVYEVHFTLTPDLLDAATSESAVVTGQSAVCHLGTRADTAPGTRLRSVPATPAPGTPEQGA
- a CDS encoding nucleoside deaminase, which codes for MSAPHRSAPEHRRWLQLALDLAREAQQAGSSPVGAVLVDASGHEVARGRNRVGEAQTPEHVGDASVAHAEMDLYFGVGKLENPESLTLYTSLEPCLMCGGASALLGVGRVVWVTDDPWGGSGRLIAWADHPAMQTTEVLPTPDPELEHQGALLFAPEARRAFPDEGWALWRRRYPRETADL
- a CDS encoding DUF503 domain-containing protein, whose amino-acid sequence is MALGYVGVLTVRVEMPWVASLKEKRALVRPVVERLKVRFPLTVARLDGLDAHDWEVIGVATISNDYGWVEETLRMAADYIAKEGPYRVTDERTEITALGDDTDEDPDGHPGEDGETHS
- a CDS encoding patatin-like phospholipase family protein yields the protein MSARVGYGLVLGGGGARGLAHVGAWQVLEEHSLTPGVIAGTSMGGLIGAFIAAGYSAPELVRISESVSWRRLLDLRPGPGLIRTSSLSAWLSHHLPPTFEELKVPLAITATDMLSGRAVYLTRGNLHEALRATTAYPGAIEPVAVDDMLLSDGGILNQVPVDAALFLGARRVLAVDVTAPDPLELHERRVLLWKREANLGPVRALRRSVEIMQAQLTDARVSLYRPDVLLRPHLGDIDLVSFNRSAQAIRAGQDAALAELPRLSALFG
- a CDS encoding heavy-metal-associated domain-containing protein, with the protein product MTGMTSNATRVLLGVRGMTRDAGTSVAAALTALPGVSRATPDEGQIEVHYDPSQLTVMDLVRAVRTQGFLAGML
- a CDS encoding serine/threonine-protein kinase produces the protein MPLAGQIVGDGVRLIRPVGRGSHSLVYFAVARDGQPCAVKIFPAHLSGYADREYQHAHDLHHPRLVRVLHRAVVDDQPALVGTLARGEVMFQRFTQRPAALTERRAFLLTIVHLLDALAYLHGRGLVHRDIKPENIMVDEDGSAKLVDFDLSGPAFETFDTPVRMGTAAFQSPEAARGEPLGPESDLYGVGVLLGWGIHGSLPDPDEPHAPSGDPLGSLHASLIRPHRAERPNDAGRVRQELLRLAQLPY
- the lepB gene encoding signal peptidase I, which translates into the protein MTRPDRPAPSALQKLWKELLEPIVFAVVITQFVATLVGVDGVSMMPNLRDRERVFVPKYETWLHKAGVGEFSRGDILIFKPSRAATEKIANLNKSAFGLWNYRPFLIKRLIGLPGDRITVSGGEVTVNGTPLDSSWTTAYWQEQGCWDTQSELANYATASVSYGVVQDQQEFTVPQGTYYVMGDNRTANGSEDSRMIGPVERRDVAGRAAAVVWPIMRKANVKYDCNAGAVAEFSGENVLNWRLLNPPAAFDTLKAALNK